One window of the Persephonella sp. genome contains the following:
- a CDS encoding DUF177 domain-containing protein, with product MSELFINLKNELKNEDYIERDFSVPFDSLDLPEEYSSKEKDVKVHMFIFKEKDGYLVSLSIKSDIQMECDRCLEPFNMNLEGTSNIFLSKKKLEGGELHEDDLIARYLEDEEKFNVSELLREEILVQTPMKALCDENCQGICPICGANKNENPCDCEKKLKREMSPFAKLQTLLEKKK from the coding sequence GTGTCTGAGTTATTTATAAATTTAAAAAATGAGCTTAAGAATGAGGATTATATTGAAAGGGACTTTTCTGTCCCATTTGATAGCTTAGATTTACCTGAAGAATATTCTTCAAAAGAAAAAGATGTAAAAGTGCATATGTTTATTTTTAAAGAAAAAGATGGATATCTTGTATCCTTGTCCATAAAAAGCGATATCCAGATGGAATGTGACAGATGCCTTGAGCCTTTTAACATGAACTTAGAAGGAACAAGTAATATTTTCCTCTCTAAGAAGAAACTTGAAGGTGGCGAGCTCCACGAAGACGATTTAATAGCAAGGTATCTTGAGGATGAAGAAAAATTTAATGTATCAGAGCTTTTAAGGGAAGAAATACTTGTTCAAACACCGATGAAAGCTCTCTGTGATGAAAATTGCCAGGGCATCTGCCCAATATGCGGTGCAAACAAAAATGAAAATCCATGTGATTGTGAGAAAAAATTAAAAAGAGAAATGTCTCCTTTCGCAAAACTCCAAACCCTTCTGGAAAAGAAAAAATAA